The following coding sequences lie in one Saccharomyces mikatae IFO 1815 strain IFO1815 genome assembly, chromosome: 10 genomic window:
- the UTP10 gene encoding snoRNA-binding rRNA-processing protein UTP10 (similar to Saccharomyces cerevisiae UTP10 (YJL109C); ancestral locus Anc_1.253), which yields MSSLSDQLAQVASNNATVALDRKRRQKLHSASLIYNSKTAATQDYDFIFENASKALEELSQIEPKFNIFSRTLFSESSISLDRNIQTKEEIRDLDNAINAYLLLASSKWYLAPTLHATEWLVRRFQIHVKNTEMLLLSTLNYYQTPVFKRILSIVKLPPLFNCLSNFVRSENAPTGLTMVKLFNDMDFLKLYTNYLDQCIKHNATYTNQLLFTTCCFINVIAFNSNNDEKLNQLVPILLEISAKLLASKSKDCQIAAHTILVVFATALPLKKPIILAAMETILSNLDTKEAKHSALITICKLFQTLRGKGNVDQLPPKIFKIFDSRFDTSSVLAFLDKEDSTMCDKFITSFTRSIAKYDQSKLNIILSLLKKTKLERYEVRLIIIDLIHLSESLEDKSQLVELFEYFTSINEDLVLKCLRSLGLTGELFEIRLTTSLFTNTDANADIMKQLSDPVVTSKKDAVSFKVFLEKHSEFINTTNMSMLAEPGERYKKLLSLFTEAISKGYQASSFLASFFTTLESRITFLLRVTISPAAPTALKLISLNNISKYINSIEQEANIFTLVPCLICALRDASIKVRTGVKKILSLIAKRPSTKHYFLSDKLYGENITIPMLNPKDSEAWLREFLNEYVTENYDISRIFTPKKNEKVFILFWANQALLIPSPYAKTVLLNNLNRGPVFASSYSSLFEDFISHYLENRSSWKASCIANKANFEHFERSIVNLVSPKEKQPFMIDFVLNALNSDYEQLANLAAERLISIFASLNNSQKLKIVQNMVDSSSNVELSYDTVGVLQSLPLDSEIFVSILNQNSIGNEMDQEEFSKRRRRRSSTSKSAFLKEEVSQLAELHLRKLTIILEALDKNKTVGSEKLLSTLLSLLSDLETLDQDGGLPVLYAQETLISCMVNTITYLKEHGCTELANVRADILVSAIRNSASPQVQNKLLLVIGSLATLSSEVILHSVMPIFTFMGAHSIRQDDEFTTKVVERTILTVVPALVKNSKENEKEEMEFLLLSFTTALQHVPRHRRVKLFSTLIKTLCPVKSLGSFLFLIAQQYSSALVSFKISDARALIEFIKALLVELHVSEQLFGLNDFLDIIKLLTLSMKSSEKKKSLESRVLFSNGILNFSEGEFLAFINNAFEFINRITEETDQDYYDVRKNLRLKVYSVLLDETSDEKLIMKIRDEFGTLLENVLFFINSVELTFSSITSQEDEEVSDSDTSFSDHTSEIKEILFKVLGNVLNILPVDEFVNAALPLLSTSSNEDIRYHLTLVIGSKFELEGSEAIPIVNNVFKALLGRIPLESKSVAISQVILNTMTALISKFGGKLDGSILSQALTLATEKISSDMTEVKISSLALITNCVQVLGVKSIAFYPKIVPPSIKIFDGSLEDNSNPLKEQLQVAILLLFAGLIKSIPSFLMSNILDVLHIIYFSREVDSSIRISVISLIIENIDLKEVLKVLFKIWSTEIATSNDTVAVSLFLSTLESTVENIDKKSATSQSPVFFKLLLSLFEFRSISSFDNNTISRIEASVHEIANAYVLKMNDKVFRPLFVLLVRWAFDGEGVTNAGITEAERLLAFFKFFNKLQENLRGIITSYFTYLLEPTDILLKRFVAKDIENVNLRRLVINSLTSSLKFDRDEYWKSTSRFELISVSLVNQLSNIENPIGKYLVKAIGALASNNSGVDEHNQILNKLIVEHMKASCSSNEKLWAVRVMKLIYSKIGESWLVLLPQLVPVIAELLEDDDEEIEREVRTGLVKVVENVLGEPFDRYLD from the coding sequence ATGTCTTCATTGAGTGACCAATTAGCTCAAGTTGCTTCCAACAATGCTACAGTTGCGTTGGATAGAAAGAGAAGACAAAAACTTCATTCTGCTTCTTTGATTTATAACTCGAAGACAGCTGCAACACAGGATTAcgatttcatttttgaaaatgctaGTAAAGCCCTTGAAGAATTGAGTCAAATTGAACCAAAGTTTAACATATTCTCAAGAACTCTATTCTCAGAGTCTTCTATTTCTCTTGATAGAAATATccaaacaaaagaagaaataagagATTTGGATAATGCAATTAATGCATATTTGCTATTGGCTTCTTCCAAATGGTATTTGGCGCCTACTTTGCATGCAACCGAATGGCTAGTTCGCcgttttcaaattcatgtTAAAAACACGGAGATGCTGCTTTTGTCCACTCTCAATTACTACCAAACGCCTgtttttaaaagaattcTCAGCATTGTCAAACTTCCACCTTTGTTTAACTGCTTATCCAACTTTGTTAGAAGTGAAAATGCCCCAACAGGCTTAACTATGGTAAAATTATTCAACGACatggattttttgaaactttacaCTAATTACCTAGACCAATGTATTAAGCACAATGCAACTTATACTAATCAGCTTTTATTTACGACATGCTGCTTTATCAACGTTATTGCTTTCAATTCaaacaatgatgaaaaactAAATCAGCTTGTTCCAATATTACTTGAAATCTCTGCTAAACTTTTGGCTTCTAAATCAAAGGATTGTCAAATAGCTGCACATACAATATTAGTTGTGTTTGCCACCGCCTTGCCTTTAAAGAAACCAATTATTTTAGCTGCCATGGAGACCATCCTTTCCAATTTAGATACTAAAGAAGCGAAACATTCAGCCCTCATCACAATTTGCAAGCTTTTCCAAACACTAAGAGGGAAAGGTAACGTCGATCAGCTACCTcccaaaattttcaaaatatttgatagCAGGTTCGATACGTCGTCTGTCTTGGCCTTCTTAGATAAAGAAGATAGTACAATGTGTGATAAATTCATCACTTCCTTTACTAGATCCATAGCAAAGTATGACCAATCCAAGTTAAACATTATTCTCAgcttattgaaaaaaacaaagttAGAAAGATATGAAGTTAGATTaattattattgatttaATCCATCTTTCGGAAAGTTTAGAAGATAAGTCACAATTGGTAGAGCtgtttgaatattttacaTCTATCAATGAAGATTTGGTACTCAAATGTTTAAGATCATTAGGACTGACAGGCGAACTCTTCGAAATCAGGTTGACCACATCTTTATTTACCAATACAGATGCTAACGCTGACATTATGAAGCAATTAAGCGACCCCGTGGTGACTTCTAAAAAGGACGCGGTTTCATTCAAAGTATTCTTGGAAAAACATTCAGAGTTTATCAATACAACAAACATGTCTATGCTAGCAGAACCTGGAGAAAGGTACAAAAAACTTCTGTCCTTATTTACTGAAGCTATTAGTAAAGGGTATCAAGCAAGTTCATTTTTggcttcttttttcactacTTTAGAATCAAGAATAACTTTCCTACTAAGAGTAACCATATCTCCAGCGGCTCCAACCGCGCTAAAGCTAATATCGCTGAACAATATATCAAAGTATATTAACAGTATTGAACAGGAAGCTAATATTTTCACGTTAGTTCCTTGTCTGATCTGTGCTTTACGGGATGCCTCCATAAAAGTCAGAACTggagtgaaaaaaattctttcccTGATAGCCAAAAGACCATCCACAAAGCACTATTTTTTATCTGATAAACTTTATGGAGAAAACATTACCATTCCTATGTTAAATCCCAAGGATAGTGAAGCCTGGTTaagagaatttttgaacGAGTACGTTACTGAAAATTATGACATATCTAGAATATTTacaccaaagaaaaatgagaagGTCTTCATATTGTTTTGGGCCAATCAAGCCTTGCTGATACCTTCCCCATATGCCAAGACAGTGTTGTTGAATAATCTAAACAGAGGCCCAGTTTTTGCATCTTCctattcttctttgtttgaAGACTTTATTTCCCATTACTTGGAAAACAGATCTAGTTGGAAAGCAAGCTGTATTGCTAATAAAGCAAATTTTGAGCATTTCGAGCGCTCGATAGTAAATTTAGTATCACCAAAGGAGAAACAACCATTCATGATTGATTTTGTGCTCAATGCACTTAACTCGGATTATGAGCAGTTAGCTAATTTAGCTGCTGAAAGGCTTATTAGCATATTTGCTTCATTGAACAATTCTCAAAAACTGAAAATCGTTCAAAATATGGTAGACTCTTCTAGTAATGTAGAACTATCGTACGATACAGTCGGTGTATTGCAGTCATTACCACTTGATTCTGAGATTTTTGTATCCATACTAAACCAAAACAGCATCGGCAATGAAATGGACCAAGAAGAATTCTCgaaaagaaggagaagGCGCTCATCAACTAGCAAAAGCGCATTTTTGAAGGAGGAGGTTTCGCAATTGGCGGAATTGCATTTGAGAAAATTAACAATTATTCTGGAAGCACTagataaaaacaaaactgtTGGATCTGAAAAGCTTCTATCCACTCtactttcattattatcagaTTTGGAAACTCTTGATCAGGATGGTGGATTACCAGTTTTATATGCCCAAGAaactttaatttcttgtaTGGTGAACACAATCACATACTTAAAGGAACATGGGTGTACAGAACTGGCTAACGTAAGGGCAGATATACTGGTGTCCGCAATTAGAAATTCCGCTTCTCCTCAAGTCCAAAACAAACTATTACTTGTAATTGGGTCTCTTGCCACCTTGAGCTCGGAAGTCATTCTACACTCTGTGATGCCTATCTTTACTTTCATGGGAGCCCATAGCATTCGTcaagatgatgaatttaCTACTAAAGTTGTCGAGCGTACCATATTAACTGTTGTTCCGGCCTTGGTTAAAAACAGtaaagaaaacgaaaaggaagaaatggAGTTCCTTTTGTTAAGTTTCACAACGGCTTTACAACACGTTCCAAGACACAGGAGGGTCAAATTGTTTTCTACTTTAATCAAAACACTTTGTCCAGTCAAATCGTTGGGTTCCTTCCTTTTCTTAATTGCGCAACAGTATTCTTCAGCTTTGGTCAGCTTTAAAATTAGCGACGCAAGAGCATTAATTGAATTTATTAAGGCTTTACTTGTTGAACTACATGTCAGTGAACAGTTATTCGGTTTGAACGATTTCCTCGATATTATCAAATTATTGACACTGTCAATGAAATCttcagaaaagaagaaatcattaGAGTCTCgtgttttgttttctaatggtattttgaatttttctgaaGGTGAATTTTTGGcattcatcaataatgcttttgaatttatcaATAGAATAACAGAGGAAACAGATCAAGATTATTATGATGTAAGGAAAAACTTAAGATTAAAGGTTTACTCTGTTCTTCTGGATGAAACAAGTGATGAGAAGCTAATTATGAAAATCAGGGACGAATTTGGAACTCTTTTAGaaaatgttcttttttttatcaattccGTAGAATTAACCTTTTCATCCATAACTTCTCAAGAAGACGAGGAAGTCTCCGACTCTGATACATCATTCTCAGATCATACTAGTGAAATAAAGGAGATTTTGTTCAAGGTACTTGGCAATgtattgaatattttaCCAGTTGACGAGTTTGTTAACGCGGCACTGCCCTTACTCAGTACATCCAGCAATGAAGATATCAGATACCACTTGACTTTGGTAATTGGATCCAAGTTTGAATTGGAAGGCTCGGAGGCCATTCCTATTGTAAACAATGTATTCAAGGCCTTGCTCGGCAGGATACCTTTAGAGTCTAAATCCGTTGCTATTTCTCAGGTAATATTGAACACAATGACGGCTTTGATAAGCAAATTTGGCGGTAAGCTTGATGGCTCTATACTAAGTCAAGCGCTCACCTTAGCTACTGAAAAGATCAGTTCCGATATGACGGAAGTCAAGATATCCTCGCTGGCATTGATAACTAATTGTGTACAAGTATTGGGCGTCAAATCAATTGCATTTTACCCAAAGATAGTTCCTCCTTCTATCAAAATATTCGATGGTTCTTTAGAAGATAATAGTAACCCGCTAAAGGAGCAGTTGCAAGTTGCTATACTGCTATTGTTTGCAGGTCTAATTAAAAGTATTCCAAGCTTTTTGATGTCAAATATCTTAGACGTTTTgcatattatttatttttcccGTGAAGTTGACAGTAGCATTAGGATATCGGTGATCTCACTCATTATAGAAAATattgatttgaaagaagttTTGAAGGTCTTATTTAAAATATGGTCCACTGAAATAGCAACATCGAATGATACAGTCGCCGTCAGTTTATTTTTGAGTACATTAGAATCTACTGTTGAGAATATTGATAAGAAGTCTGCGACGTCACAGTCACctgtatttttcaagttaTTACTCTCTTTATTCGAATTTAGGTCGATTTCCAGTTTCGATAATAATACAATTAGTAGGATAGAGGCATCTGTCCATGAAATTGCGAACGCATATGTCTTAAAGATGAATGACAAAGTATTTAGACCGCTATTTGTTCTATTGGTAAGATGGGCGTTTGATGGTGAAGGCGTTACAAATGCCGGTATAACTGAAGCAGAAAGGCTGTTGGCattcttcaagtttttcaataagCTGCAAGAGAACTTAAGAGGTATTATTACCTCCTACTTCACTTACTTGTTAGAACCTACTGATATACTACTGAAGAGATTCGTTGCCAAGGATATAGAAAATGTAAACCTGAGACGTTTAGTAATCAACTCTTTAACCTCTTCACTGAAGTTTGACAGGGATGAATATTGGAAATCAACGTCCAGATTCGAGTTAATTTCTGTATCCTTGGTCAACCAATTGTCCAATATTGAAAACCCcattggaaaatatttgGTGAAAGCAATTGGGGCTCTAGCTTCTAATAACAGTGGCGTTGATGAACATaaccaaattttgaataagTTGATTGTTGAACACATGAAAGCTTCCTGTTCTTCGAATGAAAAACTATGGGCTGTTAGGGTTATGAAATTGATATACTCTAAAATAGGTGAAAGCTGGTTAGTTCTTCTGCCACAACTTGTTC
- the SMKI10G1040 gene encoding uncharacterized protein (similar to Saccharomyces cerevisiae PRM10 (YJL108C); ancestral locus Anc_1.254), whose protein sequence is MASINEKTSPLESNFQTGSSAQSQSSVAFDSISDYRTPNNSDEDKGSTSTGKSQPHSLADLGVSKSDNKNVRFTTEADGREDDASSRSTEASDNYKSTDEQDEQGRPARHKKKAKVSFTHLRNNGEDGDDETFIKKIINNLTGNQGGLVPGLAPVPSDKEIGKNDLENNRHEEIPLSDLADASRIMDVHEGNNRENLDALKLESDRSSTSDAETLHSSSKNSFLAPAVDHFDDYAENNSSDDNEGFTETSTYVPPPSQVKSGVLGSLLKLYQNDELNASSIYSDSQAPTTDEEGISSVAAGNKNVSAIKRSRLQNLRGKTKKGRIPRLKKRLKTEAKITVHIADILQRHRFILRMCRALMMYGAPTHRLEEYMIMTSRVLEIDGQFLYLPGCMIVSFGDATTRTSEVQLVRCNQGLNLWKLHQVHAVYKRVVHDTLGADEGNSLLDHILADTNLYPPWICVLLYAFCSAMVTPYAFGGDWVNLAISFFMGLCVGSLQFILSQKSYMYSNVFEISASIVVSFCGRAFGSIPRSKICFGAVTQGSLALILPGYIILCGALELQSRSLVAGAVRMFYAIIYSLFLGFGITLGSALFGWMYHNATNEISCPQLISPWYRFLFVPAFTISISLLNQAHISQLPVMVFISCTGYVVTYWAGQHFENSTEFTAALAAFVIGVLGNLYSRIWKGLAVSAMLPAIFVQVPSGIASQNSLLSGLQSANTIVNGNVTTSTSTSDPSSSMSFGMTMIQVCVGISVGLFASSLFVYPFGKKKTGLFSL, encoded by the coding sequence ATGGCCAGTATAAACGAGAAAACAAGTCCTCTTGAGTCAAACTTTCAAACAGGGAGTTCGGCACAAAGCCAATCGAGCGTGGCTTTTGATAGTATTAGTGATTATCGAACTCCCAACAATTCAGATGAGGACAAAGGAAGCACTTCAACCGGCAAAAGTCAGCCCCATAGTTTAGCTGATCTGGGTGTTTCCAAAAGTGATAACAAAAATGTAAGATTTACTACCGAAGCAGATGGTCGGGAAGACGATGCTTCCTCAAGATCTACAGAGGCAAGTGATAATTATAAGAGCACAGATGAACAAGATGAGCAGGGCAGACCTGCCCGCCACAAGAAGAAGGCTAAAGTATCATTCACACACTTGAGAAACAACGGTGAAGACGGAGATGATGAAACATTCATCAAAAAGATCATAAACAATTTGACCGGAAATCAAGGAGGTTTGGTTCCTGGACTAGCACCTGTGCCTTCGGATAAAGAAATTGGTAAGAATGATCTAGAAAATAATCGTCATGAAGAGATTCCCTTATCAGACCTGGCCGATGCGTCTAGAATCATGGACGTTCATGAGGGCAATAATAGAGAAAATTTGGATGCACTCAAATTAGAAAGTGATAGAAGTTCCACGTCAGATGCGGAAACGTTACACTCTAgctcaaaaaattcattccTAGCACCTGCAGTAGACCATTTCGATGACTATGCAGAGAACAATTCATCAGACGATAATGAAGGATTCACTGAAACCTCCACATATGTACCTCCTCCCTCTCAGGTGAAAAGTGGAGTGCTGGGATCATTGTTAAAACTATATCAGAACGATGAACTGAATGCTAGCTCTATCTATTCTGATTCTCAAGCTCCAACAACAGACGAAGAGGGTATTTCTTCGGTCGCTGCCGGAAACAAAAACGTATCAGCTATAAAACGCAGCAGATTACAAAACCTAAGAGGCAAGACTAAAAAGGGCAGAATACCcagattgaaaaaaagattaaaaaCCGAAGCAAAAATCACAGTTCACATTGCTGACATTTTACAAAGACATCGCTTCATCCTACGAATGTGTAGAGCTCTTATGATGTACGGTGCTCCCACGCACAGGCTCGAAGAATATATGATTATGACTTCCAGAGTCCTTGAAATAGATGGTCAGTTTCTTTATCTTCCTGGCTGTATGATTGTTTCATTCGGTGACGCGACAACAAGAACTTCCGAGGTTCAATTAGTCAGGTGCAATCAAGGTCTAAATCTTTGGAAATTGCACCAAGTTCATGCTGTTTACAAAAGAGTTGTCCATGATACTTTGGGCGCCGACGAAGGTAACTCCCTTCTTGACCACATCTTAGCAGATACAAACTTATATCCACCTTGGATATGTGTTCTTTTATATGCATTTTGTTCTGCTATGGTCACTCCCTATGCCTTCGGTGGCGATTGGGTAAACTTGGCAATTTCGTTCTTCATGGGGCTTTGCGTAGGGTCTTTGCAATTCATTCTTTCACAAAAATCCTATATGTACTCGAAcgtttttgaaatttctgcATCTATTGTCGTTAGCTTCTGTGGTAGAGCGTTCGGCTCTATTCCTCGTTCCAAGATCTGCTTTGGTGCCGTTACACAGGGTTCATTAGCATTGATCCTTCCAGgctatattattttgtgtGGTGCTTTAGAGTTACAAAGTCGTAGTCTGGTTGCCGGTGCAGTGCGTATGTTTTACGCCATTATTTATTCCTTATTTTTGGGTTTTGGTATAACACTAGGCTCTGCATTGTTTGGGTGGATGTATCACAATGCTACCAACGAAATATCATGCCCCCAGTTGATTTCTCCATGGTATAGGTTCCTATTTGTTCCTGCGTTTACTATCagtatttctttattaaatCAGGCACATATATCACAATTGCCTGTCATGGTTTTCATTTCCTGTACTGGTTATGTTGTAACATATTGGGCCGGCcaacattttgaaaactctACAGAATTTACTGCTGCTTTGGCTGCATTTGTTATTGGTGTTTTAGGCAATTTATATTCTAGAATTTGGAAGGGGTTGGCAGTATCGGCCATGTTACCTGCAATATTTGTTCAGGTACCTTCTGGTATTGCCTCACAAAATTCGTTACTTTCTGGGTTACAAAGTGCAAACACAATAGTCAACGGTAATGTAACTACATCAACAAGCACTTCCGATCCGTCATCCTCAATGTCATTCGGTATGACAATGATTCAAGTTTGTGTCGGTATTTCGGTAGGGTTATTTGCCTCTTCACTTTTTGTCTACCCATTtggtaaaaagaaaactggTCTCTTCAGTTTATAG
- the IME2 gene encoding protein kinase IME2 (similar to Saccharomyces cerevisiae IME2 (YJL106W); ancestral locus Anc_1.255) — MVEKRCRRSSSSGSEVSVPPDVDNPPLSIPLKTLSERYQLIEKLGAGSFGCVTLAKAQFPLSNILSKQQQDMRGTLMDQPRNGHQNYITKTQGVVAIKTMMTKLHTLQDYTRVREIKFILAIPANNHLIQIFEVFIDSENFQLHIVMECMEQNLYQMMKHRRRRVFSIPSLKSILSQILAGLKHIHQHNFFHRDLKPENILITPSTQYFEKEYMNQIGYQDNYVIKLADFGLARHVENKNPYTAYVSTRWYRSPEILLRSGYYSKPLDIWAFGCVAVEVTVFRALFPGANEIDQIWKILEVLGTPIKHSEFINTNHIVTPPPGGFWDDASNLVHKLNLKLPYVEGSSLDHLLSSSQLSDLSDVVKKCLRWDPNERATAQELCEMPFFENTVASQVDTRADVTNTEQALIFAGINPVAANTKQIYFNSSTKLAAETESNGIGIGNKEHNTHTICSPTVNQEKLTLVEFLNEFVEEDNDDHSIPDVSTDSTISDSMDETELSKEIRNNLALCQLPEEEVLDHSLSNIRQLTNDIEIINKDEADNMEQLFFDLEIPEKDEFRKKQPFNEPEDIDEDIVLPYVNNSNYTHTDRSYHKGNNFLGDASLSDSFNSMPDFTPRNFLIPTLNKSQEKFETHLSNPNQHFGNITF, encoded by the coding sequence ATGGTAGAAAAACGTTGTAGACGCAGTTCCAGTAGTGGCTCAGAGGTCAGTGTTCCACCTGATGTCGATAACCCGCCCCTTTCTATCCCTTTGAAAACTCTATCAGAGAGGTATCAACTGATCGAAAAATTGGGTGCAGGATCATTTGGTTGTGTGACCTTGGCTAAAGCACAATTTCCTCTGTCGAATATATTGAGTAAGCAACAACAAGACATGAGGGGCACCCTAATGGATCAGCCCAGAAATGGTCACCAGAACTATATAACAAAAACTCAGGGTGTTGTAGCTATAAAGACAATGATGACAAAACTGCACACACTTCAGGATTATACGAGGGTCAGAGAAATTAAATTCATACTGGCTATCCCAGCAAATAATCATCTgatacaaatttttgaagtctTCATTGATTCCGAGAATTTTCAATTACACATCGTAATGGAATGTATGGAGCAAAACTTATACCAAATGATGAAACATAGAAGGCGCCGAGTTTTCTCCATCCCTTCCTTGAAATCTATTCTATCGCAAATACTGGCTGGGTTGAAGCACATACATCAGCACAATTTCTTCCATAGAGATCTGAAGCCTGAAAATATTCTAATCACACCAAGTACTcagtattttgaaaaggagTATATGAATCAGATTGGTTATCAAGACAATTATGTTATCAAGTTGGCAGATTTCGGCTTGGCGCGCCATGTTGAAAACAAGAACCCATATACCGCCTACGTTTCCACAAGGTGGTATAGATCTCCTGAAATACTGTTAAGAAGTGGGTATTATTCCAAACCTTTGGATATCTGGGCATTTGGGTGTGTTGCAGTGGAAGTTACTGTATTTAGAGCTCTTTTCCCCGGCGCTAATGAAATCGATCAGATATGGAaaatactagaagttcttgGTACGCCTATTAAGCATTCTGAATTTATTAATACAAATCACATAGTTACTCCACCACCTGGTGGATTTTGGGATGATGCCAGTAACTTGGTCCATAAATTAAACTTGAAATTACCTTATGTGGAGGGATCTTCGTTGGACCATTTGCTTTCCAGTTCTCAATTATCTGATTTGTCCGATGTCGTGAAAAAGTGTTTAAGATGGGACCCTAATGAAAGGGCTACAGCTCAAGAGCTTTGTGAAATGCCATTTTTCGAAAACACCGTGGCATCTCAAGTGGACACGAGGGCTGACGTAACCAATACTGAGCAGGCTTTAATTTTTGCAGGCATAAACCCAGTGGCGGCGAATACAAAGCAAATATATTTCAACTCCTCAACGAAACTGGCTGCTGAAACAGAGTCTAATGGTATTGGTATCGGGAATAAGGAGCATAACACTCATACTATATGCTCACCAACGGtgaatcaagaaaaattaactTTGGTAGAATTTTTAAACGAGTTcgttgaagaagataatgatgatcATTCAATACCTGACGTTAGTACAGATTCCACTATCTCAGATTCTATGGACGAGACCGAACTATCGAAAGAAATTCGTAATAACTTAGCCCTTTGTCAACTACCGGAAGAAGAAGTCTTGGACCATTCATTATCAAATATTAGACAGCTGAcaaatgatattgaaattatAAACAAAGATGAAGCAGACAACATGGAACAGTTATTTTTTGACTTGGAGATTCCTGAAAAGGATGAATTTCGGAAAAAGCAGCCATTCAATGAACCtgaagatattgatgaagacaTCGTCCTTCCATATGTGAACAACTCAAATTATACTCATACAGATAGGTCTTATCATAAAGGTAATAATTTTTTGGGTGATGCCTCTTTAAGCGATTCATTTAATTCAATGCCTGATTTTACtccaagaaatttcttgataCCTACATTAAACAAATCACAAGAAAAGTTCGAGACTCATCTATCTAATCCAAATCAACATTTTGGGAATATAACCTTTTAA